From the Patescibacteria group bacterium genome, the window AGGCTGGCAAATTGATTCAAGACGAGATTCGAGATATTTGCGAGAAAAATAACATTTCTTTGCTTGGTCCAAACTGTTTGGGGTTGATAAATACTGAAATAAATTTGAATGCTACTTTCGCTAAGGAGTTGCCAAAAACAGGCCATGTCTCCCTGCTTTCTCAATCAGGAGCCATCATTACCTCAATAATCGACTGGTCCAAGAACTCCCCAATCGGATTTTCCAAAATATTTTCAATTGGCAACAAAGCGCTGATTAAGGAATCTGATTTATTTGAATATTTATACAATGACAATGAGACAAAAGTTGTGGCAGCTTATATTGAAAACCTCGAGGTTGACCGTCATCTATCTGAGATTTTTATCAAAAATGCCAAGAAAAAGCCTACGATAATCCTTTTTGGGGGCAAAAGTTCTTTTGGCGCCCGCGCCGCGCTCTCACATACTGGATCGATAGTAAGCTCTTACACCTCGGTCAAAGCCTATCTCACACAAGCAGGAGTGATTATCGCCGACACCCTCGAAGACCTTTTGCTTTATTCTCGCGTCTTCTCAAGCTACCAGCAGATCAACGGCAACAATATTACTATAATCACAAATGCTGGTGGCCCAGCTATTGCCGCTTCTGATCATTTGCATGATCTGGGGCTCAATCTCAACACACTCTCGCCCAAAACCGTCAGTTTGCTCCAGAAACAACTACGACCAGAGGCAAACCTGACAAATCCCGTCGATTTGCTCGGAGATGCCAGTGAAATTGATTACCAAAAAGCTCTGGAAATCGTGACGAACGACAGTGGAACTGATGGAATTCTTGTGATTTTGACTCCTCAATCCGCTACAAAGATTATCGAGACTGCAGAAGTAATTGCCAGCGTCAAATCCAGGACACCGATTATTTCCTCATTTGTAGGCGGCGAAATTCTGACCAGTGCCAAAGATATTATAGAGAACTCCGGCAAGCCATGCTTCTCATATCCCGAGGAAGCAGCACTAGGCTTGCTCACTCTATTTAAATTTTCAGCAGAGAAACAAACTTTGCTCGTGCCGCATTCGCCAAAGCATAATTTATTCAATTCTGAGAATAAAGAAAAGCATTTGCTGGATTACAAACTTCCGATTGTCCAATACAAAGAGTGTAAGAATATCGATGAGGTTAAAGACGCGGCAGATAGCATCGGGTTTCCCGTAGTTCTAAAGATGGCCGATCAAAACGCGCACAAATCTGATGAGGGCAAAGTGGTTTTGAATATTGAGGATTCCTTCCACCTCCAAAAAGCCTTTTTGAAAACTGGCTCCCCCGCTATCGTCGGTCCCATGGTCAACAAGAAGTTTGAGATTATGCTCGGCATCAAAAAGGAGGCTGGGACAGGAACCACCATAGTTTTTGGTACGGGTGGAATATATGCAGAGATATATCAAGATTTTAGCTACCGCATCGCACCGCTAGATCAAAAGAACGCTCTCTCGATGATCTTGGAGACTAAAATTGGGCGAATTCTAAACGGTGCTCGCAACCAGAAAAAA encodes:
- a CDS encoding acetate--CoA ligase family protein — translated: MTLAKMISPRSIALIGASSNPEKIGFQILSNILNGGFAGRVFPVNLSGETILNLQSVKSVLDIKEHIDLAIIAIPAKFVRDSVLECVKTRVSSVIVISAGFAEIGEAGKLIQDEIRDICEKNNISLLGPNCLGLINTEINLNATFAKELPKTGHVSLLSQSGAIITSIIDWSKNSPIGFSKIFSIGNKALIKESDLFEYLYNDNETKVVAAYIENLEVDRHLSEIFIKNAKKKPTIILFGGKSSFGARAALSHTGSIVSSYTSVKAYLTQAGVIIADTLEDLLLYSRVFSSYQQINGNNITIITNAGGPAIAASDHLHDLGLNLNTLSPKTVSLLQKQLRPEANLTNPVDLLGDASEIDYQKALEIVTNDSGTDGILVILTPQSATKIIETAEVIASVKSRTPIISSFVGGEILTSAKDIIENSGKPCFSYPEEAALGLLTLFKFSAEKQTLLVPHSPKHNLFNSENKEKHLLDYKLPIVQYKECKNIDEVKDAADSIGFPVVLKMADQNAHKSDEGKVVLNIEDSFHLQKAFLKTGSPAIVGPMVNKKFEIMLGIKKEAGTGTTIVFGTGGIYAEIYQDFSYRIAPLDQKNALSMILETKIGRILNGARNQKKYDLAALADILVRATNFADNFSNIKEIDFNPIVADADNFHLVDVRIILTENIEGDK